ctaatgttttaaattaatctacctataataaaactgaaattagAAAACTAGGTACCTTATACTAaggacaaaaattaaaacaaccgtttgtaaattaaatatttattgagtaatatttttactcTTCATTTAAAAACATGTCAACCTGTCACAGGGTTTAGCCCCAAAATGCCTTGGACGGCGCCTTGTTTCCAATTGTGGATGCCATCCCACACACTTAGAAAAGCAGGTTTAGCTGGCGCGGCAGTCGCGGGGGGTGGCTGGGCGTAAACCACTTGTGGTGGCTGTTGGTAAACCACTTGTGGTTGCTGTGGGTAAGCCACTGGTTGCTGTGGGTAAACTGCTGGTTGCTGTGGGtaagccacgggttgttgctgtggGTAAGCCACTGGTGGTGGCTGTGCGTAAACTACTGGTTGCTGTGGGTAAGCCACGGGTTGCTGTGggttagccacgggttgttgctgtggGTTAGCCACGGGTGGTTGTTGAGGTGGGTTGATAGCGGCCGCAGctgaaaataatgatgtttaaaatttaattcattttactAAGCAATTACATAATTCCATAAAGATACTAAtttgttattgatttaaaaaaatacagtaaaattaaatgatccTGGATAATTGAtcgatgtacatacatatatacataacctcacgcctgtctcccatggaggtaggcagagacaatggaaccaattgctacgattcttacacatctttcgcttcatcaacagttatcagtcttttcatgcatgcttgttgATTAAGggaactttttatatttatttgtcgctgtctaatcattatttaaataaattaataattaaaacttaataacaaacatataaatttgtgaatttataatattagtaggatatagGTGGTATCTTGTGGTCGCCCGGAGGTtcaagacgcccgcttctttctaagattatttagacaccactgactaacagtgaaggaaaacatcgtgaggaaacctgggcttataatttctgaataaaagtttgaaatcaccaaccgcattgagcaagcgtggtgattaatgctcaaaccttatccgtgcgagaagagtctttggtcagcagtggcgacttataggctgtagatgtgatgtgtgatgaaCAGGGAGTTAGGTACCATTCGAATACACACGGATTGAGGTACTGACCTGGCGGTGCCGCTGCTGGTACTTGTGGCGACGGACTCGCAGAAACACCTCCATCTCCCGTAAACCCTGCAGAAGAAACaactattttagtttcataaatataaaaaactagctcctaccagcagcttcgcccgcattgccgtgggataaaaatttcatcccgattccttcagccgttttgacgtgaaagagtaagaaacaaacataaaaactctCGCTTTTATAACATTGAGTAGGATTAGTAGGATTACCAGTCGACTAGAATACATCACCCCTACTCTCCCCGTGGGTGTggtatacccgactaagggactacacattagacagagaccgggcagcagcgctctctgataaacctgaaccttttatactgcggtCTCCAATCCTTGCTTTCTAAgtatgaacattttaattatctatttatttaagtaatataatatccCTCCTAAATCCTTTTCCTACTTcaaatcaaaatcggttcagccaaacgtgagataatcccgcacaaacatacatacatacaggtccaACTATGAAAACCCCGGttctttgaagtcggttaaaaatgtgtACTTACATGGGGTCCCAAAGAAGGCGACGAGGAGAACAACGGATGCTTTGCTCAGGAACATGTTGGCTCTCTAGATCTCGGAGTCGACTGTGCTCTGAAGAGCTTCGAGTCCGCTTTTATTGACTGAtgacataagtacctactacttgaaaaaaaaacaacaagttAATTGGGCTTGACTTTGACGGGATTTCCATCGTGCAAATTGAAAACTGCAACCTTTTAAAGTTaccttatttgtttatttgttattagaaaaaaatgctAAATTTTACAGCTTAAACCAATAGTTTATACAATTATagtgatataaaatacttcacataTATTTCCACCTATCTGAcacaaaaagaacaataatttttattacttaaaactattattagaacttatgacgggatatttaccatgtttattcacgagtttccgatatttcggcactgttgcaagcgccatgatcacggataaaatgtatctaatgtaaaatattgttgttaaaatattgtttaagttagtgaccatgtcagtttaaaaacttatacttaaaactaattcatcagcctTCCATCTTTTTCACaaacgcctcaaagagccatcagaccagtAGGGCtcatgatccggagctgcggactacgtagcgggcttaccggggctccggctcgaaaagcaggagtacgaacgacGCGagggctgggcaactggctgccgtgcaatgtgcagggggttcgatttccgcacggagcactctttgtgtgatccccgagttgttgtttcgggtctgggtgtcttgtgcaacgtttaaaataaaattaacacacgTGATActgtgttggagagccatgcttctcttcccaatcttcctaatcctcgattcccaaacaaccgttaaatttagttttttttataaaatggttTTGAGTCTTTCGTGATTAATGGACGggaaacatatttattaaggaAACATATTCAAAAACGTATTTTGAAAGAACAAATTTTATCATACCTCCTATATATAGAAAATTTCCTTataaatctgggggcacggtagtgcccccgccaagacgagccaagcgaagcgcaagcgcaagggcactacctaccttttctcgaagcgcttcgtcgtatttttgaaccttcataacttgagtttgggttataccagataaacaaaattttcaggatataatgtcagtggtagacttaataaacctctaaagtttcaattgcatagctcttatactttagattttattgatatctaaaataccccgatttcgtcactcactcactcactcactgatgatcaacaaaattcttaaggtactttctgaagtcctagaaaactgaaatttggtatgtaagctagtattagtacccaaacaacaaaaaaatcctaaaacttggaacttttacccccaaccccttaaactagggggtgaaagtttgttcgagacttccgcaacttttgacgctagaggtctgaatgcggccgcggaagggtaaaaatctgaaatagggaaacttaattccctatttcctgcttgagatctgaaaattatacacaagtacatagaacacaaacttttcatcaaatcaaaacattatcctacccataagtacttagatatgaataatattactacacttcacttcggtaagtgtttattaatcaacctatacttttgaacataggcatcgtaagtatagtatgcgccaacgcccgccgcctgccccctcgtacccccgcgcagtagctaaaaataattaatcggcccgtcagcgagcgcggcacccgaacgcgggcagacgcgcgagagcagacgtcgttgacggttgtctcgttgaatgaaaaattttcgaaatatttcggtgatttaaaagtttgctatcgcggagaaaaaaaccatttgcctaatatttaattgttagtagtttagtaggtgaaggtttagttaggtactagtgttttaattttcattgataaaaagtattagcattacgtttgcaattttctcacaaatttaattaagaaattcaaagattgaataagtaggtatttgcaattaagtagtataggttagtaggtaaagttaaatgtttatagttgtttatgtaggtacgacttagtgagaataatttgatacgtaggtcattgtttaattttcattgttaataggtttaacttaagtagtttaggattacgtacggtttgaatattgtatagtaggtagaaaattacgatataccccaaaaaaagaaagaaaaaatgagcgacaaaaaaatacttgtatttgtcgctcattttatctttctatcataagcaacctacaaaaagaaatgaaatcccacaaaaacatttcatgttaaatgttgccaagacgaaaccatatagctcgcactgtcaaaaagtaatcagatcccgtgtagagccaagtttctaaccctacatgcccagacctaaatcgataagccctaatttcacactcaagttacgtggaaattctacagccatagctcgtactgcgtagttcgtagcgcgtagcagagtttttacgctataatctcgtaggcgtgcaaaccgtggcaactctttccgtgcggccgactcgccagttacgtccaaggtttgcacgcctacgagattatagcgtaaaaactctgctacgcgctacgaaccacgcagtacgagctatggctgtagaatttccccgtaacttgagtgtgaaattagggcttatcgatttaggtctgggcatgtagggttagaaacttggctctacacgggatctgattactttttgacagtgcgagctatatggtctcgtcttggcaacatttaacatgaaatgtttttgtgggatctCTTATTATTTGTTCAAATAATCCTCTCATTTTTTGTGGAACCAAATCGGAGTAAACACTTACGTTCTAATTGTTTATAAGAGTTAACTAAgttcaaaaacatttatatttatcactagcttccgcccgcgactccgtccgcgcggatgtcggtcttcgcgtggatgttttattttcccattttgagtaactctgacaatgacatcttataattaatatctaatggacccaaatacggcgaggcccataataattaaggagattcctctattgagctactgctgttgagctcgcgttctgtagtataaaactgaaaaattaagaatattttttctacgtatttttccaggataaaaaatatcccattttaggcccaggataataaggtataattatactaagtttcatcgaaatctaaccgttagttttcacgcgATGCCtggacatacagacagacagactgagaaaaacatttttaatcacatatttgggtttggtatcgatccagtaactatttatttattttttcaatattttcaatgtacagaattgacccttctacagattaattatatgtatagattttgaGGAAAATATTGCTAAAAATCTTTGGGATATTATAAATTGCATATCAAATAAAAGAATCGTCTATCAATACATACtcatcatttttattgttttctacaTCATTTTGATGTGTGATGAGTGCTTCACTACAAATAAACTAAGTAAATGTTTAGCAAAACTCAAACTGCAGATAATTCGAAATTATACATCAATATGACATTACTTTTTTCCTCATAATGCAATacagttaaatttatttttgtacaaaaatactttatacatGTCAGAAATACTAACTGCACAGCAATTTTTTCATATTTCGTAGCAAAATAATCTCAGCGCATATTAACCAGTAAGGGTCAATTCACACGTACCCACGTCGCAGCGACATAATGTGGCCAAGCTGTGGTTACGTGTGAATAGTGCCGCAGCGGCTTTTTGCAGTTGCGTTGTGGTACCGACAAAATGTCGATGTGGTTGCGTTGTCGCTGTTGTTGCGACGTGGTCATGTGCAGTTATACTCCAACTTTAGTAGAGGTAACACAGCTTGACTGAACGTAGTCATGGAGGAAAGATTGttgttgctattttttttttttttttttttatgggacatgccggtaatcgagcagacgtattacctgatggtaagtaatcgccgccgcccatggacacttgaaacattagaggctttacaagtgc
This is a stretch of genomic DNA from Spodoptera frugiperda isolate SF20-4 chromosome 24, AGI-APGP_CSIRO_Sfru_2.0, whole genome shotgun sequence. It encodes these proteins:
- the LOC118278471 gene encoding uncharacterized protein LOC118278471, which encodes MFLSKASVVLLVAFFGTPWFTGDGGVSASPSPQVPAAAPPAAAAINPPQQPPVANPQQQPVANPQQPVAYPQQPVVYAQPPPVAYPQQQPVAYPQQPAVYPQQPVAYPQQPQVVYQQPPQVVYAQPPPATAAPAKPAFLSVWDGIHNWKQGAVQGILGLNPVTG